The following are encoded in a window of Amycolatopsis lexingtonensis genomic DNA:
- a CDS encoding RDD family protein, with product MHEESELVTGEAVVLDLRVAKLASRALAMALDVLLQFALLVVTFIVLTLTVPGEDEALALTLILVFVVLILVGYPVLSETLTRGRSLGKMAVGLRVVRVDGGPIRFRHALVRGLAGFVVDFWTLGLFGAVAVIVSLCSSDGRRVGDFLAGTLVVRERVPETTGHPAVAMPPGLEGWAAHLDLTRLPDDLALASRQFLTRFAQLRPEAAQALGWSLAQQVSQALGTQVPPGVPAWAFLAAVLAERRNRDHARAVQAYAARVQAARGQGFGTPSPDQPYRMAPSPAPASQPEPPTPPSGNPFTPPS from the coding sequence GTGCACGAGGAATCGGAGCTGGTCACCGGCGAAGCCGTCGTCCTGGACCTGCGCGTCGCCAAGCTCGCCAGCCGGGCGCTGGCGATGGCCCTCGACGTCCTCCTGCAGTTCGCGCTGCTGGTGGTCACGTTCATCGTGCTGACGCTGACCGTGCCGGGCGAGGACGAAGCCCTCGCGCTGACGCTGATCCTGGTGTTCGTGGTGCTGATCCTGGTCGGCTACCCGGTGCTGTCCGAGACGCTCACCCGCGGCCGCTCGCTCGGCAAGATGGCGGTGGGCCTGCGCGTGGTCCGCGTCGACGGCGGCCCGATCCGCTTCCGGCACGCCCTGGTCCGCGGGCTCGCCGGGTTCGTCGTCGACTTCTGGACGCTCGGCCTCTTCGGCGCGGTCGCGGTGATCGTGTCGCTGTGCTCGTCCGACGGCCGCCGGGTCGGCGACTTCCTCGCCGGGACGCTGGTGGTCCGCGAGCGCGTCCCGGAGACGACCGGCCACCCGGCCGTCGCGATGCCCCCGGGCCTCGAAGGCTGGGCGGCCCACCTCGACCTGACGCGGCTCCCGGACGACCTCGCGCTGGCGAGCCGCCAGTTCCTGACCCGCTTCGCCCAGCTGCGCCCGGAGGCGGCGCAGGCGCTGGGCTGGAGCCTCGCGCAGCAGGTGAGCCAGGCACTGGGCACGCAGGTGCCGCCCGGGGTGCCGGCGTGGGCGTTCCTGGCGGCGGTGCTGGCCGAACGCCGCAACCGCGACCACGCCCGGGCGGTCCAGGCGTACGCGGCCCGCGTCCAGGCGGCGCGGGGTCAGGGTTTCGGGACGCCGTCCCCGGACCAGCCGTACCGGATGGCGCCTTCGCCGGCTCCCGCGTCTCAGCCGGAGCCGCCGACACCGCCATCCGGCAACCCGTTCACCCCGCCGAGCTGA